The genomic window ATTTGAAAGCGATTTCGTCAACGCCTTTTGTGAAACTAACTAGAAAAATGCACATTCGTGCTAGTTTGAGATTTTTCCAGAAATTTCTGCTTTGCACACTTGTGCTCTGCATTACAATCAATTGACTAAAACAATTTTTAGGAAAATTCAGAAGCTAGAAAACTGTTTATTTTCGTAGAGAGAAGTGGGTTTAATAGAACAAAAAAAGCACTGTTGATCATTCGACCATAGATACTATGGTGACGAATGATCGACAGTGCTTTTTAAAATGAGTAGTCATTATCTAGCTGCAATATTTCAATGATTGTTTCCCTATCGCTCACCAAACAATTAATGTACTTTTTTCGAATCATTGCTAGTAGAGCTTGGGCTTTTTTAGAACCTCTAGCTATAGCCACAGATTTTGAAACCTGAGCTATTTTTTCCAACGATATTCCGATCGTCCTCTTTTGCAGCTCGCTGTGAACTAGATTGCCTTCGCGATCAAAAAAGCGACAGGAGCATTCACCAATAGCCTGCTCCCTTTCTAAAATATAGTAATCCTCTTTTGTTAACAAATCCCGCCATTGGCTATCGCTTTCATCCAAGCTGCCACCTACACCAACTATAGCGACATCCAGAGTTTGCCAATACTCAAGCGTATCTTCAAAATACTTGGACTGAAGGATTCCCTGTGCCAGCTTTTCTGATTCTTGTACGACCGTTGCGTTTACAAAAGAACTCTTGCCATAAAATTTTCTGGCCATCTCATAGACTAATGTATTTACGTGATACCTTGAATTGATGTGACTTGGGCCTCCCGCTAAAGGAAAAAAGATGGTATTTTCTACGTGCCTACTTTCCAGCTTTTCAATCATTTTACTTAAAGTAGAGCCCCATGAGATACCAACCTTTTGATTATCCGTAATGATAGCTCGAATAAAATCAGCTGCCGAATCAGCCAAGGCCTCATTCTTCGCGTCCTCAGTGTCATATTGATTATTCATCGAGATATCAACATGGAGTAAATCATATTTTTTTCTAAAATATTCTTCTAAAGCAAAAAGAGTGGAGTCAAATCCTAAAATATCGATTTTTACGATGCCTTCTCGCTTCGCCTGAGCCAGCATGCGGCTGATCGTTGTTCGATAAATACCCAACATTTTTGAAATTTCAGCTTGTGTTTTATTATCGACATAATAAAGATAAGCTACCTTCGCCAACAGTTTTTTTCTCTTATCGTTCATCGCTTCTCCTTTCAACTACTCTCTTCATTGCCATTCTATCATGTTTTATAGCTATAACAAACAGATATTTTCTTACGTAACAAAAATATCATTCTTTCGAAAAAAACTGCAACTAGTTATACTCGAAAAAAATACCACCACAGTTAGTTCTGTGATAGTATTTTTTCATTTTATATAATTTTATTATAAGCAGCTTTTACCATCTCCACAGTAAAGCCGTACTCTTTAATGATCGTATCCCCTGGTGCACTAGTACCAAAGCGATCAATCGATATAATCGCCCCTTCACTACCGACATAACGTTCCCAGCCAAAGCCAGATGCCATCTCAATGGATACACGCTTTTTGACAGCTTTTGGAAGTACAGCTTCTTTATAACTGTCAGGCTGTTTCTCAAATAAATCAAAGCTTGGTAAAGAAACGACAGAAACATCTTTGCCTTCTTTTGCCAATGCTTTTTGTGTCTCGATCGCCAAAGTGACTTCTGAACCGGTAGCAATCAAAATCCCTTCCGGCATCTCACCTTTTTGAGATGAAATCACATACCCGCCTTTTTCGACAGTCACATCAGCAGCTTCATTCGTTCCTTCAATAACAGGAAGATTCTGACGACTCAGAACCAATACAGTTGGCTTGTCAGCAGTTTTCATCGCAATCCTCCATGCTGCTCTAGTTTCATTGCCATCAGCAGGACGAATGACCTGTACATTCGGCATACACCGCAAGCTCGCCAATTGCTCGATTGGCTCATGAGTAGGTCCATCCTCTCCTACTGCAACTGAATCATGAGTCAAAACATAAACTACTGGAGCCTGCTGAAGCGCGGACAGACGAACAGCTGGACGCAAGTAATCTGTAAACACGAAAAATGTTCCGCCATACACTTTTGTGCCACCATGCAGCTGAATCCCATTCATTGCTGCAGCCATCGCAAACTCACGAACACCAAACCAAATGTTGCGTCCTTCATATCGTCCGGGCTCAAAATCCTTTTCTGCTGCGACCATCGTATTGTTCGAGCCTGAAAGATCGGCAGAGCCACCCCAAAAATAAGGAACAGCTTTTGATAACGCCTGAATCATTTCTTTACTGGAAACCCGACTGGCCTGGCTAGTGCCTACTTCATAGTGAGGTAATTCAGCCGCCCAATCAGCAGGAAGCTCTCCGGAAAACGCTTGAGTGATCTGCTGTGCCAGCTCAGGATACTCCTCTGCATACGCGTTGAACCGCTCCCGCCAAGCTGCTTCCGCTCGCTCCCCTTCTTCGATCATAGTCTCAGTGAAGCGCTGCTTCGCCGCTTCCGGCACTGAGAACGCCGGTTGCTCCCAGCCATAGGTCGCTTTCGCTGTTGAAATCCCTTCAGCCCCCAAGGGTGCTCCATGAACCGCTGATGTCCCTTGATTTGGTGCGCCATAGCCAATAACAGTTTTTACCTCGATCAATGTCGGCTTCTCCGTTTCAGCCTTAGCTGCCTCGATCGCTTTTGAAATAGCTTCAAGGTTGTTGCCATCCTTTACAAGGATATGCTGCCACCCATACGCTTCAAATCGTCCCCCTACATTCTCAGTAAAGGCTTTAGACGTCGGCCCATCCAATGAAATATCATTAGAATCATAAAGAACGACCAGCTTTCCTAGCTTCATATGTCCTGCCATTGAAGCCGCCTCCTGAGAAACGCCTTCCATCAAATCGCCATCACCACATAACGCATAGGTGTGATGATCGATAATCGCATGATTTTGTCTGTTATAGGTTGCAGCTAAATGCGCTTCAGCCATTGCCATACCGACAGCCATTGCGATTCCTTGCCCCAATGGTCCAGTCGTAGCTTCAACGCCATCCGTATGATGAACCTCCGGATGCCCAGGTGTTTTACTCCCCCATTGACGGAAGCTTTTTAAATCCTCCATTGTGACATTATACCCTGAGCAGTACAGCAAACTATAAAGCAAAGCCGAGCCATGTCCAGCCGATAAAACAAAACGGTCCCGATCGACCCATTTCGTTGAAGTCTTCGGGTTCACTTTCAAGTGCTTGGTCCATAAAGCATAAGCGATTGGAGCTGCTCCCATAGGCAGCCCAGGATGACCAGAATTAGCAGCTTGGATCGCATCAATGCTTAATGTTCGTAGTGTATTAACTCCTAGTTCGTCAATTGTATCAAACATAATTTTCCTCCATAAAAACAATCGGGGCAACATACGCTCCTTCGGAAATCACGAGCTCTACTCTTTGGTTTTCCTCTCCATACAGCTCTATTCTGAAGAAACAGTATCTGCCCCATCATTTATTTTTTTGTCAGCTGATGAACACCTACCTCATTTTTTCCATTAATCAGCTGGTCTATTTCACTAATTTCCCTGTCATTTCCTCGTAATCCTTGACCATGATCGCCCAAGCTTTTGAAATATTCTCGTCTAGCCCGAACAACCCACTGCGCCCTACGATATAAATATCCGGACCGGCTGCATCGATTCGTTTGAAGGATTTCCGGTTGGAAGAACCATCCATCTCGATCACATAATTATAGTCTTTTTCTTCACGCAGCTCTCTCAATGCAACGATTTTATCTAGCGTACTCTCTATGAAGCGTTGTCCGGCAAAACCCGGATCGATTGTCATGATCGTGATTTTATCCACTAATTCGATATAAGGGAAAATCGCTTCGATCGGT from Enterococcus sp. 9E7_DIV0242 includes these protein-coding regions:
- a CDS encoding sugar-binding transcriptional regulator, with the translated sequence MNDKRKKLLAKVAYLYYVDNKTQAEISKMLGIYRTTISRMLAQAKREGIVKIDILGFDSTLFALEEYFRKKYDLLHVDISMNNQYDTEDAKNEALADSAADFIRAIITDNQKVGISWGSTLSKMIEKLESRHVENTIFFPLAGGPSHINSRYHVNTLVYEMARKFYGKSSFVNATVVQESEKLAQGILQSKYFEDTLEYWQTLDVAIVGVGGSLDESDSQWRDLLTKEDYYILEREQAIGECSCRFFDREGNLVHSELQKRTIGISLEKIAQVSKSVAIARGSKKAQALLAMIRKKYINCLVSDRETIIEILQLDNDYSF
- the tkt gene encoding transketolase, which produces MFDTIDELGVNTLRTLSIDAIQAANSGHPGLPMGAAPIAYALWTKHLKVNPKTSTKWVDRDRFVLSAGHGSALLYSLLYCSGYNVTMEDLKSFRQWGSKTPGHPEVHHTDGVEATTGPLGQGIAMAVGMAMAEAHLAATYNRQNHAIIDHHTYALCGDGDLMEGVSQEAASMAGHMKLGKLVVLYDSNDISLDGPTSKAFTENVGGRFEAYGWQHILVKDGNNLEAISKAIEAAKAETEKPTLIEVKTVIGYGAPNQGTSAVHGAPLGAEGISTAKATYGWEQPAFSVPEAAKQRFTETMIEEGERAEAAWRERFNAYAEEYPELAQQITQAFSGELPADWAAELPHYEVGTSQASRVSSKEMIQALSKAVPYFWGGSADLSGSNNTMVAAEKDFEPGRYEGRNIWFGVREFAMAAAMNGIQLHGGTKVYGGTFFVFTDYLRPAVRLSALQQAPVVYVLTHDSVAVGEDGPTHEPIEQLASLRCMPNVQVIRPADGNETRAAWRIAMKTADKPTVLVLSRQNLPVIEGTNEAADVTVEKGGYVISSQKGEMPEGILIATGSEVTLAIETQKALAKEGKDVSVVSLPSFDLFEKQPDSYKEAVLPKAVKKRVSIEMASGFGWERYVGSEGAIISIDRFGTSAPGDTIIKEYGFTVEMVKAAYNKII